Proteins from one Panicum virgatum strain AP13 chromosome 7K, P.virgatum_v5, whole genome shotgun sequence genomic window:
- the LOC120639587 gene encoding uncharacterized protein LOC120639587, whose protein sequence is MHDTHTGHNMGFEHEFDMPIQLETRANELHSGDHTNQDINHATPMQLEQHMALESGIPIPIAQHNSHDDSFPRSDNHNIQDDKEIEDKPSPICSQVPINVTIDQLVPPIAAEGAIDA, encoded by the exons ATGCATGATACTCACACTGGGCACAATATGGGGTTTGAACATGAGTTTGACATGCCAATTCAATTAGAAACAAGGGCAAATGAATTGCATTCTG GTGACCACACCAACCAAGACATCAACCACGCCACACCTATGCAGTTGGAACAACACATGGCCCTAGAATCAGGGATCCCAATCCCTATAGCTCAGCACAATAGCCATGACGATAGTTTCCCTCGTTCTGAT AATCACAATATACAGGATGATAAGGAAATTGAAGACAAACCTTCACCTATATGTTCTCAG GTTCCCATAAATGTAACCATTGATCAACTCGTGCCTCCTATTGCAGCTGAAGGAGCTATTGATGCCTGA